From Nonlabens sp. Ci31, the proteins below share one genomic window:
- a CDS encoding ABC transporter permease: MAWRDAKASRVRLILFMASIILGIAAVVSIQLFSTNLKDNIQLQSKALMGADYIIDSRKQPTERAQAIIDSLKPDAFEVNFVSMIAFPKSGGTKLVKVRALKGGFPFYGTIDTEPVSAASTYQETGGALVDATLMLQFDIKVGDSIKVGELTLPIAGSLKSIPGATAISTSVAPPVIIPNRFVESTELLQLGSRKEYQFFFKASDTLNLSQLEEKISPMLDAENSDLDTHTSTSERLGRRYDNVGKFLYLAAFIALLLGCVGIASSVHIYIKEKLKSIAVLKCMGASRMQSFLIFLIQIAGIGVAGGLVGSSIGVGLQVLFPYILQDFLPFTVEIRISLQPILIGVFLGLFMSVLFALLPLIRTWYVSPLEVLRVNEQASQGPRKVRFFVFAAILVFLFLFSFWLLEDALYALSFVGATLLTFAILAGTALWCMKLIRTYFPKRWGFTSRQSLLNLFRPNNQTVVLVVAIGLGTFLISTLYFTKDILLAKTAIEQSTENANIIILDVQTDQRDAVEKQLNSNDLPILDNIPLVTMRMHKLKDQLVNELRQDSTSQVRGWILSHEFRTTYRNTLIDSEEIIEGEWIPELKSGDPVEISISDNLAADAKVSVGDTIIFNVQGVLMETTVGSIRKVDWGQIQLNFSIVFPEGVLEKAPQFNVITTAVANEEASAKLQRDLVAQFPNVSVIDLRQVYSILEDILGKISWIINFMAFFSILTGIIVLIGSVRTSKYQRIKESVLLRTLGAKNTQILKITALEYVFLGLLGSLVGILLALLSSLCLALFVFKEPFVPSLIPFLIFLPGITILVLTIGLSNIQTVLRSSPLEVLRREG, from the coding sequence ATGGCATGGCGTGATGCCAAAGCGAGTAGAGTGCGCCTGATTTTATTTATGGCTTCTATTATCTTAGGTATTGCGGCAGTAGTTTCTATACAATTATTCAGCACCAATCTTAAAGACAATATACAGCTCCAGTCCAAAGCCTTAATGGGTGCCGATTATATTATCGATAGCAGGAAGCAGCCTACAGAACGTGCGCAAGCGATCATAGACTCCTTAAAACCAGATGCTTTTGAAGTCAACTTTGTGTCCATGATTGCTTTTCCTAAAAGTGGAGGTACCAAACTGGTAAAAGTGCGTGCTTTAAAAGGAGGCTTTCCTTTTTATGGTACGATCGATACCGAACCTGTTTCAGCAGCAAGCACTTATCAAGAAACCGGTGGAGCATTAGTTGATGCGACTTTAATGCTTCAGTTTGATATAAAAGTTGGGGATTCTATAAAAGTAGGCGAACTGACGCTTCCTATTGCGGGGTCTTTAAAGTCAATTCCTGGGGCTACGGCTATTTCAACTTCTGTAGCTCCACCAGTGATCATTCCGAATCGGTTTGTAGAAAGCACAGAGCTCCTACAATTGGGTAGTCGCAAGGAATATCAATTCTTTTTCAAAGCTTCAGATACGTTAAATTTAAGTCAGTTGGAGGAGAAAATAAGTCCCATGTTGGATGCAGAGAATTCAGATTTAGACACGCATACCAGCACTAGCGAGCGTTTAGGTAGACGTTATGATAACGTGGGCAAATTCTTATACCTGGCAGCGTTTATTGCTTTGCTTTTAGGCTGTGTAGGTATCGCTAGTTCTGTCCATATTTATATCAAAGAAAAACTGAAATCCATCGCTGTTTTAAAGTGTATGGGAGCATCCAGAATGCAAAGCTTTCTTATTTTCCTTATTCAAATAGCAGGGATAGGGGTTGCTGGTGGTCTGGTGGGTTCGTCTATAGGCGTGGGGCTTCAGGTTTTATTCCCCTATATTTTACAAGACTTCCTTCCGTTTACAGTGGAGATACGTATCTCTTTACAACCCATACTTATAGGTGTTTTTCTAGGTTTGTTTATGTCGGTGTTATTTGCGCTTTTACCCTTGATTAGAACTTGGTATGTATCGCCCTTAGAAGTGTTACGTGTTAATGAACAAGCTTCTCAGGGGCCTAGAAAGGTTCGGTTTTTTGTATTTGCAGCAATACTAGTATTTCTGTTTTTATTTTCCTTCTGGTTGCTCGAGGACGCGCTTTATGCCTTAAGTTTTGTAGGTGCTACGCTACTTACGTTTGCTATTTTAGCCGGGACTGCTTTGTGGTGCATGAAACTTATAAGGACTTACTTCCCAAAACGTTGGGGTTTTACATCACGCCAAAGTCTTTTAAACTTATTCAGGCCAAATAATCAGACGGTAGTGTTAGTGGTCGCCATTGGTCTAGGGACATTTTTGATCAGTACCTTATATTTTACGAAAGATATTTTATTAGCAAAAACAGCTATCGAGCAATCGACAGAAAATGCCAACATCATCATTTTAGATGTGCAAACTGATCAACGTGATGCCGTAGAAAAACAACTTAACAGTAATGACCTGCCCATTCTTGATAACATTCCGTTGGTGACTATGCGCATGCATAAGCTGAAAGATCAGTTAGTAAATGAGTTACGGCAGGATTCCACCAGCCAAGTTCGCGGTTGGATTTTAAGTCACGAGTTCCGAACCACCTATCGCAACACCTTGATTGATTCAGAAGAAATTATAGAAGGGGAGTGGATCCCAGAGTTGAAGTCTGGAGATCCCGTGGAGATTTCTATTTCTGATAATCTTGCTGCAGATGCTAAAGTAAGCGTGGGCGACACCATTATTTTTAATGTGCAAGGTGTGCTTATGGAAACCACCGTGGGTAGTATTCGTAAAGTGGACTGGGGACAAATTCAACTTAATTTTAGTATTGTATTTCCCGAGGGTGTTTTAGAAAAAGCTCCTCAGTTTAATGTTATTACTACTGCGGTTGCAAATGAAGAAGCTTCAGCAAAATTACAGAGAGATTTAGTGGCTCAATTTCCTAATGTGTCTGTGATAGATTTACGACAGGTGTATTCGATCTTGGAAGATATTCTAGGTAAGATTTCTTGGATCATCAATTTTATGGCTTTCTTTAGTATCCTTACAGGCATTATTGTTTTGATAGGTTCTGTACGGACGAGTAAATACCAACGCATTAAGGAAAGTGTCTTACTGCGAACTTTAGGCGCAAAAAACACCCAGATTTTGAAAATTACCGCTTTGGAATATGTGTTTTTAGGACTGCTGGGAAGTTTAGTTGGTATTTTGTTAGCTTTATTGAGCAGTCTCTGCTTAGCGCTATTTGTTTTTAAAGAGCCATTTGTACCTTCTTTGATTCCATTTTTAATCTTTTTACCGGGTATTACGATTTTGGTTTTAACGATTGGTTTGAGCAATATTCAAACCGTTCTGCGCAGTTCGCCTTTGGAGGTGTTGCGAAGAGAAGGCTAG
- a CDS encoding S41 family peptidase: MNTFFKYALVGLIAVTTLSSCFKDNDDVFAGKSEINNFIYRGMNAFYLYKADVDVLANDRFANLEELEAYHSQFDSPETFFESLVFDRSRTDRFSVIFEDYVALENILAGNTLNNGMKFGLVGETGSATDVFGYVRYVQPNTSAERENVERGMIFNSINGIRISRDNFNTLLAQNTYTIGLADLNAGVSTSNGLEITLTKQVVQENPILVTEVIDQGTQKIGYLMYTGFLSQFDEQLNGIFADFRAQGVTHLVLDLRYNGGGSVNTAIILGSLISGNPITDVYSTEKWNPEIQTQLQASTPERLVNLFKNQTNSGTTLSTLDLNKVHIITTGSSASASELVINSLDPYINVVQVGDATAGKFQASITLYDSPDFRRSGANPAHRYAMQPLVLKSLNSVGNTDYFDGLVPDITQNEDFENLGFLGDVNEPLLARCLEDILLNGRSSRSSLPTVSYDEIIGSNELEPFGNEMWKEISN, encoded by the coding sequence ATGAATACGTTTTTTAAATATGCCTTAGTTGGCCTAATCGCAGTTACTACCCTTTCTAGCTGTTTTAAGGATAATGATGATGTTTTTGCTGGTAAAAGTGAAATCAACAACTTTATCTACAGAGGTATGAATGCTTTTTACCTCTATAAAGCTGATGTAGATGTGCTGGCAAACGATCGTTTTGCCAACCTTGAAGAGCTCGAAGCTTATCATTCACAATTTGATTCTCCTGAAACCTTTTTTGAATCGCTCGTATTTGACCGATCAAGAACAGATCGTTTCAGCGTTATTTTTGAGGATTATGTAGCTTTAGAAAATATTCTTGCTGGAAACACACTGAATAACGGGATGAAATTTGGTCTCGTCGGAGAAACTGGAAGTGCTACTGATGTTTTTGGTTATGTGCGCTATGTGCAACCCAATACCAGTGCCGAAAGAGAAAACGTGGAACGAGGTATGATCTTTAACTCGATCAACGGCATACGTATATCTAGAGATAATTTTAACACGCTTCTTGCTCAAAACACCTATACCATAGGTCTTGCTGACCTCAATGCTGGAGTTAGCACTTCTAACGGATTAGAAATCACCCTTACTAAACAAGTCGTACAGGAAAATCCTATTCTAGTTACTGAAGTAATTGATCAAGGAACTCAAAAAATAGGTTATTTAATGTACACGGGGTTCTTGTCGCAGTTTGATGAGCAGTTAAATGGCATTTTTGCAGACTTTAGAGCCCAAGGAGTGACCCATTTAGTATTGGACTTGAGATACAATGGAGGAGGCTCTGTAAATACAGCTATCATTTTAGGGAGTTTAATTTCTGGAAATCCTATTACAGATGTATACTCCACAGAAAAATGGAATCCAGAAATACAGACACAATTACAAGCAAGTACTCCAGAACGATTAGTGAATTTATTTAAAAACCAAACCAATTCTGGTACGACACTAAGCACGCTCGATCTCAATAAAGTGCATATCATCACCACCGGCAGTAGCGCCAGCGCCAGTGAATTAGTGATCAATTCGCTAGATCCATATATCAATGTGGTACAAGTAGGTGATGCTACCGCAGGGAAATTCCAAGCGAGTATTACCTTGTACGACAGTCCAGATTTTAGAAGATCTGGAGCAAATCCTGCACACCGTTATGCGATGCAGCCACTAGTGCTTAAAAGTTTAAACTCCGTTGGAAACACCGACTATTTTGACGGGTTAGTTCCTGATATTACTCAAAATGAAGATTTTGAAAACTTAGGTTTCCTAGGAGATGTGAATGAACCTTTATTGGCGCGTTGCTTGGAAGATATTCTGTTGAATGGTCGTTCTTCTCGTTCTTCTTTACCTACTGTTTCTTATGATGAGATTATCGGTAGTAATGAACTGGAGCCCTTTGGTAATGAGATGTGGAAGGAGATCTCTAATTAA
- a CDS encoding VOC family protein, producing MTLPVLDIPKAIAFYELLGLHLIVHTHDAYARLELPESSATLSLSLVEELPKGTGIKVFFECDDLDKKVADLKTKGVLFEKDLIDQTWLWREAHLYDLDRNHLVLYRAGKNRKNLPCRKK from the coding sequence ATCACACTTCCTGTTCTTGATATTCCTAAAGCCATTGCATTTTATGAATTGTTAGGACTCCATTTGATTGTTCATACACATGATGCTTATGCAAGACTAGAATTGCCAGAGAGTAGTGCTACTCTAAGCCTTTCCTTAGTAGAAGAACTGCCCAAAGGAACTGGAATCAAAGTCTTTTTTGAATGTGATGATCTGGATAAAAAGGTTGCTGATTTAAAAACAAAAGGAGTCCTATTTGAAAAGGATCTTATAGATCAAACTTGGTTGTGGCGAGAAGCGCATTTGTATGATCTCGATAGAAATCACTTGGTTCTTTATCGCGCTGGTAAGAATAGGAAGAATCTGCCGTGTAGGAAAAAATAA
- a CDS encoding RNA polymerase sigma factor: MNQQTFVKTFKEVQKKMYFLSKRLLTSHEEAADAVQEVMARLWEKRFQLEEVRNKEAYAMQMVKNYSLDRLKSKQASHLKIVHSNYDSEERNVEDELERLGKIKLVQNMINELPEQYKMIIQLRDIQRYDFEAIEKIMNMKATAVRVGLSRARKMLKEKIEEQYKTEIA; this comes from the coding sequence ATGAACCAACAAACATTTGTAAAGACCTTTAAAGAGGTACAGAAAAAAATGTACTTTCTTTCAAAGCGATTGCTCACCTCTCATGAGGAGGCGGCAGATGCGGTGCAAGAAGTCATGGCAAGACTTTGGGAAAAGCGTTTCCAACTCGAAGAGGTTAGAAATAAGGAAGCCTACGCCATGCAAATGGTTAAAAATTATTCCTTAGACCGATTGAAAAGTAAACAAGCAAGTCATTTAAAAATAGTTCACAGCAACTATGATAGTGAAGAGAGAAATGTAGAAGATGAGTTAGAAAGACTTGGTAAGATAAAGCTGGTACAAAACATGATTAATGAACTGCCAGAACAATATAAAATGATTATTCAGCTAAGAGATATACAGAGATATGATTTTGAGGCTATAGAAAAAATCATGAATATGAAGGCTACAGCGGTTAGAGTAGGGCTGAGCAGAGCAAGAAAAATGCTCAAGGAAAAAATAGAAGAACAGTATAAAACAGAAATCGCATGA
- a CDS encoding ABC transporter ATP-binding protein has translation MPKILKITGLGKTYSSGHKELKVLQNITFEVEKGQSFSIVGPSGSGKTTLLGLCAGLDNPNAGSVELCGQDLSHLNEDQRAQLRNKEVGFIFQNFQLLPTLTALENVSVPLELQGDKAATQKSRVLLEKVGLADRSDHYPSQLSGGEQQRVALARAFANAPSILFADEPTGNLDEETGEKVIQLLFELNKEAGTTLVIISHDLELANRTQQILRLKGGQILTNQRTEVL, from the coding sequence ATGCCAAAGATATTGAAGATTACTGGGCTAGGAAAAACTTATTCCAGTGGTCATAAAGAATTAAAGGTTTTGCAAAATATCACTTTTGAGGTAGAAAAAGGTCAAAGTTTTTCTATTGTTGGACCCTCTGGAAGTGGTAAAACAACCTTATTGGGCTTGTGTGCAGGTTTAGATAATCCAAATGCAGGAAGTGTGGAATTATGTGGTCAAGATTTAAGTCATTTAAATGAAGACCAAAGGGCTCAATTACGGAATAAGGAAGTGGGTTTTATTTTTCAGAACTTTCAATTATTGCCCACCCTTACCGCTCTTGAAAATGTGAGTGTTCCTTTAGAGTTACAAGGGGATAAAGCTGCAACCCAAAAAAGCAGGGTTTTATTAGAGAAAGTGGGCTTAGCTGACCGTTCAGATCATTATCCATCTCAGCTTTCAGGTGGTGAACAACAACGTGTAGCTTTAGCTAGAGCTTTTGCTAATGCACCTTCTATTCTATTTGCAGATGAGCCTACAGGAAACTTGGATGAGGAAACAGGAGAAAAAGTAATCCAACTATTATTTGAGTTAAATAAAGAAGCCGGAACGACGCTGGTGATTATTTCGCATGATTTAGAGTTAGCCAACAGAACCCAGCAGATATTGCGTCTGAAAGGCGGTCAAATTTTAACCAATCAACGCACAGAAGTGCTGTAA
- a CDS encoding DUF4252 domain-containing protein, whose translation MKKLILTLVLAVMATPLFAQDAFEKMGSLKNIKETVVTKDAFELLAEMDMDIQDENLKAGKELLNSLKDARFYTTSNSDSAKKMISIANAYVKSNGLVKLMSVKEDDQDFAFYVKKGNTPKKIQALVMIIDETMNTANPEAIVMKITGNIDLGQISKLTKMMNVPGQKQIEDATKE comes from the coding sequence ATGAAAAAGTTAATCCTCACCTTAGTACTCGCAGTAATGGCAACCCCATTATTTGCTCAGGACGCATTTGAAAAGATGGGTTCCCTAAAAAATATTAAAGAAACTGTAGTAACCAAAGATGCCTTTGAACTACTCGCAGAGATGGATATGGATATCCAAGATGAAAATTTAAAAGCAGGTAAAGAATTGTTGAACAGTCTTAAAGACGCACGTTTTTACACCACCTCTAATTCAGATAGTGCTAAGAAAATGATCAGCATTGCAAATGCCTATGTAAAGAGTAATGGTCTTGTAAAATTGATGAGTGTAAAAGAGGATGATCAAGATTTTGCATTCTACGTAAAGAAAGGCAACACGCCAAAGAAAATTCAAGCACTGGTAATGATCATCGATGAAACTATGAATACTGCTAATCCAGAAGCTATAGTAATGAAAATAACTGGAAATATCGATCTAGGTCAAATTTCTAAACTTACTAAGATGATGAATGTACCTGGACAAAAACAAATTGAAGACGCTACTAAAGAATAG
- a CDS encoding arylesterase — MSKDQNKQMNLILPTSAMQKLLRLCYIIPLAFILSCGGDKKKKSTQKATAIEQTEPSQIAETSKNSTGIILCFGDSITAGYGLEDSNDAFPAVLQEKIDSLHLNYKVVNSGLSGETTAGGKSRIDWVLNQGIDIFILELGANDGLRGVPLSETRANLQAIITIVEEKSPNTKIILAGMQLPPNMGLDYTTEFKELYAQIAAANNIAFIPFILKDVGGIVELNQSDGIHPTVEGHKIIARTVWEILGPMLKRS; from the coding sequence ATGTCAAAGGATCAAAATAAACAAATGAATCTAATTTTACCAACTTCCGCTATGCAGAAACTCTTAAGGCTTTGTTATATTATTCCTTTGGCTTTTATCTTGAGCTGCGGTGGCGATAAAAAGAAAAAAAGCACACAAAAAGCAACGGCAATAGAACAAACCGAACCATCCCAAATCGCTGAGACTTCAAAAAATAGTACTGGAATCATTTTATGCTTTGGAGATAGTATTACAGCTGGCTATGGATTAGAGGATAGCAATGATGCTTTTCCTGCAGTACTACAAGAAAAAATTGATTCTTTACATTTAAATTATAAGGTCGTTAATTCAGGCTTAAGCGGAGAAACGACAGCGGGTGGTAAAAGCCGAATTGACTGGGTCTTGAATCAAGGTATCGATATTTTTATCTTGGAGCTTGGGGCAAATGATGGCCTACGGGGAGTCCCTTTGTCTGAAACACGCGCTAACCTTCAGGCGATTATAACTATCGTAGAAGAAAAAAGTCCTAACACTAAGATTATTCTCGCTGGGATGCAACTGCCACCAAACATGGGACTAGACTACACCACCGAATTTAAAGAACTCTATGCTCAAATAGCAGCGGCTAATAATATCGCCTTTATTCCATTTATCTTAAAAGATGTTGGCGGAATTGTGGAACTCAATCAGAGTGATGGCATCCACCCAACTGTTGAGGGTCATAAAATAATAGCTCGTACGGTTTGGGAAATACTAGGACCAATGCTAAAGAGAAGTTAG
- a CDS encoding WD40/YVTN/BNR-like repeat-containing protein, whose translation MKRILLLALCFISAQAFSQKLDLELVKNLEPRNIGPGGMSGRVTSIDVVHDNPEIIYAGTASGGLWNSQNGGITWEAIFEKEATASVGAVAVQQSNPSVIWVGTGEGNPRNSLNGGAGIYKSLDAGKNWKLMGLEKTRNIHRVIIDPTNPDIVYAAAIGSPWGVHPERGVFKTTDGGKTWKKILYTNDKSGAADLVMDPENPNKLIAAMWEHKRDPWFFKSGGEGSGMYITHDGGENWKKVTDKEGLPEGELGRIGIAIAPSNPKVIYALIEAKKNALYKSTDGGFKWDKINDKSGIGNRPFYYSEIYVDSQNENRIYSVFTYINVSDDGGKNFTQLMPAYGANNGVHPDHHAWYIHPKNGKFMIDGNDGGLNITRDRGKTWRFIGNLPVAQFYHINVDMETPYNVYGGMQDNGSWRGPAYVWRAQGIRNSYWQEISFGDGFDVIPDPDNNRFGYSMSQQGSVQRYDWQTGNNYSVRPTHPDADVELRFNWNAAIQMDPFDTSTLYFGSQFVHKSTDKGLTWKVISPDLTTNDPEKQKQSESGGLTMDATGAENHTTILVIEPSAVEKEVLYAASDDGLVHVTKNGGGDWDAISKGLKGLPKGSWITQIKASKTKKGHALLVANDYRRFNFEPYAYRTTNYGKSWTRIVDQDDVISYALSIIEHPEENNLMFLGTDDGLYVSIDAGENWTKYTNGFPTVSVKDLVIHPREDDLIIGTFGRAAWVLDDLEPFTAFAKAKQRKAIELYEPPTAYFARYQQPTGSRFGADAMFHGENRSSPNGPFKYFFDKDLKAKTDTIKSDSLFLKIYKGEQLIRTLNSKVPKEKGVNTWTWRLDEKGIDYPSRTLRDSKREPGGKDVLPGTYRAVLHYGEMTSEQMIEVKEDPRIDEFTIADLKEKQAAQDQLQSLMGDVEIVTSQLAKNRETADSFKKLLSSQDKKAFKEQIKATDSIVKQIEKLQNKYFGTPDERQGITRNPEVTVMNRIYGASSYIGSRQGAQTTTETQLYNQAATLAVEVNTEAKNFLEKEWNAFVAEMKLVTVDMFKE comes from the coding sequence ATGAAACGTATTCTTCTCCTTGCCTTGTGCTTTATTTCTGCACAAGCATTCTCCCAAAAACTAGATCTTGAATTGGTCAAAAACTTAGAACCTAGGAACATAGGCCCCGGCGGTATGTCTGGCCGTGTGACTTCTATAGATGTAGTTCATGACAATCCAGAAATTATTTATGCTGGTACTGCCAGTGGTGGATTGTGGAACTCGCAAAATGGCGGGATCACTTGGGAAGCTATTTTTGAAAAAGAAGCCACTGCATCTGTAGGCGCAGTAGCTGTGCAGCAGTCTAACCCTAGCGTGATCTGGGTAGGAACCGGAGAAGGAAATCCGCGTAATTCATTAAATGGTGGTGCCGGTATTTACAAATCTCTAGATGCTGGTAAAAACTGGAAATTGATGGGGCTAGAAAAAACACGTAATATACATCGTGTGATCATAGACCCTACTAATCCAGATATCGTATACGCAGCAGCCATAGGCTCTCCATGGGGTGTTCATCCAGAACGCGGTGTTTTTAAAACTACTGATGGAGGTAAAACATGGAAGAAAATATTATATACCAACGATAAGTCTGGTGCGGCAGACCTTGTTATGGATCCTGAAAATCCTAACAAACTAATTGCTGCGATGTGGGAACACAAACGCGACCCGTGGTTTTTTAAATCTGGTGGTGAAGGCTCAGGAATGTACATCACTCATGATGGTGGCGAGAATTGGAAAAAAGTAACCGATAAAGAAGGATTACCTGAAGGAGAATTAGGACGTATAGGAATTGCCATAGCACCCAGTAATCCTAAAGTCATCTATGCACTTATAGAAGCAAAGAAAAATGCTTTGTATAAATCTACTGATGGCGGGTTCAAATGGGACAAAATCAATGATAAAAGTGGCATAGGTAACAGACCTTTTTATTATTCAGAGATTTATGTAGACTCTCAGAATGAAAATCGCATCTACTCGGTATTTACTTATATCAACGTTTCTGATGATGGCGGTAAGAATTTTACCCAACTCATGCCTGCTTATGGCGCAAATAACGGCGTACATCCAGATCATCATGCCTGGTACATACACCCTAAAAATGGGAAGTTCATGATCGATGGTAACGATGGCGGACTGAATATTACTCGCGATCGTGGAAAGACTTGGAGATTTATAGGCAACCTGCCTGTTGCTCAGTTCTACCATATTAATGTAGATATGGAAACACCCTATAACGTTTATGGCGGTATGCAAGATAACGGAAGCTGGCGCGGCCCTGCTTATGTATGGAGAGCGCAAGGAATAAGAAATAGTTACTGGCAGGAGATCAGCTTTGGCGATGGATTTGATGTCATCCCAGATCCAGATAACAACCGATTTGGTTATTCTATGAGTCAGCAAGGCTCGGTACAACGTTATGACTGGCAAACTGGTAACAACTACAGTGTACGTCCAACGCATCCAGATGCTGATGTAGAACTGCGTTTCAATTGGAATGCCGCGATTCAAATGGATCCTTTTGATACTTCAACTTTGTATTTTGGAAGTCAGTTTGTTCATAAATCAACCGACAAAGGATTGACCTGGAAAGTAATTTCTCCAGACTTGACCACTAACGATCCTGAAAAACAAAAACAATCAGAATCTGGCGGACTTACCATGGATGCTACAGGAGCTGAAAACCATACCACCATACTCGTTATTGAACCAAGTGCCGTAGAAAAAGAGGTGTTGTATGCAGCCTCTGACGATGGTTTGGTACATGTTACTAAAAACGGCGGTGGTGACTGGGATGCTATTTCTAAAGGATTAAAAGGATTACCTAAGGGGAGCTGGATTACTCAAATAAAGGCCTCCAAAACTAAAAAAGGACACGCCCTACTCGTTGCTAACGATTACCGCAGGTTCAACTTTGAGCCTTATGCCTACCGCACAACAAACTACGGTAAAAGCTGGACACGTATTGTAGACCAAGACGACGTGATCAGTTATGCGCTTAGTATCATTGAACATCCAGAAGAGAATAATTTGATGTTTTTAGGAACGGACGACGGCCTCTATGTAAGTATAGATGCCGGTGAAAACTGGACCAAATACACCAACGGATTCCCAACGGTTTCTGTAAAAGATTTGGTGATCCATCCACGTGAAGACGATTTGATTATTGGAACTTTCGGTAGAGCTGCTTGGGTGTTAGATGATTTGGAGCCTTTTACCGCTTTCGCGAAAGCGAAACAAAGAAAAGCCATCGAGTTATACGAGCCACCTACTGCCTATTTTGCACGTTACCAGCAGCCTACAGGAAGTAGATTTGGAGCTGATGCTATGTTTCATGGAGAAAACCGCAGCAGCCCAAATGGACCATTTAAATACTTCTTTGACAAAGACTTAAAAGCCAAAACAGACACCATTAAATCTGATTCTCTTTTCTTAAAAATCTATAAAGGAGAGCAGTTGATCAGAACGTTAAATAGCAAAGTGCCAAAGGAAAAAGGGGTCAACACTTGGACGTGGAGGCTGGACGAAAAAGGAATTGATTATCCATCCAGAACACTAAGAGATTCTAAAAGAGAACCAGGCGGTAAAGATGTGCTCCCTGGAACTTATAGAGCGGTATTGCATTATGGAGAAATGACTAGTGAGCAAATGATCGAGGTAAAAGAAGATCCACGTATCGATGAATTCACAATTGCAGACCTTAAAGAAAAGCAAGCGGCACAAGATCAATTGCAATCTTTGATGGGCGATGTGGAAATAGTAACTTCTCAACTGGCTAAAAACAGGGAAACAGCCGATAGCTTTAAAAAGTTACTCAGCAGCCAGGATAAAAAAGCTTTTAAAGAACAAATAAAAGCCACTGATTCTATAGTAAAACAAATTGAAAAATTACAGAACAAATACTTCGGCACGCCAGATGAACGTCAGGGAATTACTCGCAATCCTGAAGTAACGGTAATGAATCGTATTTATGGAGCTTCTAGCTATATAGGAAGCCGTCAGGGAGCACAAACCACCACAGAAACCCAATTGTATAACCAAGCAGCAACACTTGCTGTAGAGGTGAATACAGAGGCTAAAAACTTCTTAGAAAAAGAATGGAACGCCTTTGTAGCTGAGATGAAGCTGGTGACAGTGGATATGTTTAAGGAGTAG